A single genomic interval of Mycobacterium sp. DL592 harbors:
- a CDS encoding enoyl-CoA hydratase/isomerase family protein — translation MAEATRPPAEEIIRYEKNPKTRIATITFDRPEYLNAPTAAARLRYSDLLYQAGVDDEVKVLVIRGVGDDLGSGADLPEFMEMQEAEDEGPRLSEFRIAAGEVKYPPKGSFRRGATISSWYASPHSGIRTLQDFKKISILEVKGYCYGWHFYQAADADLVISSDDALFGHPSFRYYGWGPRMWWWAQMMGIRKFQEMVYTGRPFTAAEMAECNFLNSVVPREDLEAEVDKYAQACARNRPTDTVFQQKIFFEVMKQFQGEYMGSLLGGYFESMGASIAHDEGDLDMHEALDEGLSGAVKDNDSKFPPEWRLSKAGRKNGKPKKKK, via the coding sequence ATGGCTGAGGCCACACGGCCGCCGGCCGAGGAGATCATCCGCTACGAGAAGAACCCGAAGACCAGGATCGCCACGATCACCTTCGACCGGCCGGAGTATCTCAACGCGCCGACCGCCGCCGCGCGGCTGCGGTATTCGGATCTGCTGTACCAGGCCGGCGTCGACGACGAGGTGAAGGTTCTGGTGATCCGCGGCGTCGGCGACGACCTGGGCAGCGGCGCTGATCTGCCCGAGTTCATGGAGATGCAGGAGGCCGAGGACGAAGGTCCGCGGCTGTCGGAGTTCCGGATCGCCGCCGGTGAGGTCAAGTACCCGCCCAAGGGTTCCTTCCGGCGGGGCGCCACGATCAGTTCCTGGTATGCCAGCCCGCATTCGGGAATCAGGACGTTGCAGGACTTCAAGAAGATCTCGATCCTCGAGGTCAAGGGGTACTGCTACGGCTGGCACTTCTACCAGGCGGCCGACGCCGACCTGGTGATCTCCTCCGACGACGCCTTGTTCGGCCATCCGTCGTTCCGCTACTACGGGTGGGGACCCCGCATGTGGTGGTGGGCGCAGATGATGGGCATCCGCAAGTTCCAGGAGATGGTTTACACGGGCCGGCCGTTCACCGCCGCCGAGATGGCGGAATGCAACTTCCTCAACAGCGTGGTGCCTCGCGAGGACCTCGAGGCCGAGGTCGACAAGTACGCGCAGGCCTGCGCTCGCAACCGCCCGACCGACACGGTGTTCCAGCAGAAGATCTTCTTCGAAGTGATGAAGCAGTTCCAGGGCGAGTACATGGGCAGCCTGCTGGGCGGCTACTTCGAGTCGATGGGGGCGAGCATCGCCCACGACGAAGGCGATCTGGACATGCACGAGGCCCTCGACGAAGGCCTCTCGGGTGCGGTCAAGGACAACGACAGCAAGTTCCCGCCGGAATGGCGACTGTCGAAGGCGGGCCGCAAGAACGGCAAGCCGAAGAAGAAGAAGTAG
- a CDS encoding Xaa-Pro peptidase family protein, which translates to MATEVLGDERVLRTGRRARALAQMEAHDLDVLVLGRQSNIRYVSGAQQLWVAGTRPFAPSCVLLRNGAVHLLSTWDEGVPEDIPHENLYGIAWNPVNTIENLKKIPGAASARRVGSDALSPGFAQLLPLAFPNAELVDGEAAMQAARKVKTAEEIEALREAVRVAEVGLAAALTSVRDGASVQDLTAVLLEAMTAGGVSSPAHQDAVWVTATDHPWRRVTGEGLVHDGDLVAFASGVLDRGYIGEVGRTVPIGEPTAATRDLFERSQRLNTALLRACRPGAPNAGLLAAYEAVGEPLPVVPVAHGLGVGFDSPVVSPQLAATAAAEHLEPGMVLAVTGYVFEPGVGAVFRRDSILITDDGAEVLTSSPAWGDPNG; encoded by the coding sequence ATGGCGACTGAAGTCCTGGGCGACGAGCGCGTTCTCCGCACCGGGCGGCGGGCTCGCGCACTGGCCCAGATGGAAGCCCACGACCTGGACGTCCTTGTCCTGGGCCGGCAGTCCAACATTCGCTATGTCAGTGGCGCCCAACAACTCTGGGTGGCCGGCACCCGGCCGTTCGCGCCGTCGTGTGTGTTGCTGCGCAACGGTGCGGTGCACCTGCTGAGCACGTGGGACGAGGGTGTGCCGGAGGACATTCCGCACGAGAACCTCTACGGCATCGCGTGGAACCCGGTGAACACCATCGAGAACCTGAAGAAGATCCCGGGCGCGGCCAGTGCCCGGCGGGTGGGCTCGGACGCGCTGTCGCCGGGCTTCGCCCAGCTGTTGCCGCTGGCGTTTCCCAACGCCGAGCTGGTCGACGGCGAGGCGGCCATGCAGGCGGCCAGGAAGGTCAAGACCGCCGAGGAGATCGAGGCGCTGCGCGAAGCCGTCCGGGTCGCCGAGGTCGGACTGGCTGCGGCACTGACCAGCGTTCGCGACGGCGCCTCGGTGCAGGACCTGACCGCGGTGCTATTGGAGGCGATGACCGCCGGAGGTGTCAGCAGCCCGGCTCACCAGGACGCGGTGTGGGTGACCGCCACCGACCATCCGTGGCGCAGAGTGACCGGCGAGGGCCTGGTGCACGACGGTGACCTGGTCGCCTTCGCCTCCGGAGTGCTCGATCGCGGCTACATCGGGGAAGTCGGCCGCACGGTTCCGATCGGAGAGCCCACCGCGGCCACCCGCGACCTGTTCGAACGATCGCAGCGACTGAACACCGCGTTGCTCCGAGCGTGTCGCCCGGGAGCGCCCAACGCCGGTCTACTGGCCGCGTACGAGGCTGTGGGCGAACCACTTCCGGTGGTTCCGGTGGCCCACGGGCTCGGGGTCGGCTTCGACTCGCCGGTGGTCTCACCGCAGCTGGCCGCGACCGCGGCTGCCGAACACCTCGAGCCCGGCATGGTCCTGGCCGTCACCGGATACGTGTTCGAGCCGGGTGTCGGTGCGGTGTTCCGTCGCGATTCGATACTGATCACCGACGACGGGGCCGAGGTTCTGACGTCGAGCCCGGCCTGGGGCGACCCGAATGGCTGA
- a CDS encoding CaiB/BaiF CoA-transferase family protein codes for MAGPPLSGFVVVDLSTGIAGGYCTKLLADGGADVVKVEAPEGDPLRRWSASGASIPPGRDGALFSFLAGGKHSVVADPAAAADLDLVERLLASADAVVWSPGSPVVELSRLAPESILARHPHLIVASITPFGLHGPWSGRAATEFTLQAWSGGIVGLGRGAPDRAPVYVGGQVGDYLSGAYASAAILTAVHGGVAGELIDLSMLESHVMGLTYYPVTYYEMLGRPWRDSRKLTVPGIARASDGLVDIGCGTAQQWFDLCAMTGHEDWIDEDSPLSITEQANEKAGELYAWVAEHTGEEVRELATAFRIPNAPVANGASIESLDHFRERGSFVDNPAGFRQPAYPYRISGVDLRPPAPAPRLGEHTEAHRAAARPPRTAGAQAKTLPLHGIRVLDLTTFWAGPSCTHPMALLGADVIHVESARRPDGTRMIAGVPVTEDHWWEKQPIFAALNTNKKDITVDLATERGRELLNRLIATADVIAENYTPRVLDQLGLDYAAVRRIKPDIVMLRMPGFGLDGPWRDSPAFAYVIEAAAGISWLTGYPDRNPYEPYSLGDPNAGLHALNAVLLALEHRRRTGEGSLVEAAMIDAALNIAAEQVVEYTAYGAVLQRAGNRGPAAAPQNLYRTNDIDEFGRDDSWVAIAIATDEQWRALRAALGDPAWAADPVLSTVAGRRAQQDAIDEHLGAWCRQRSGDEIVAALWDNGVPVAPVMQPHRQTELAQLTARGFFEELDHPVNGPAHYTTLPFRLSAGPQRFHVAPAPLLGQHNHEVFGELGLSDGEIAALEADGVIGTAPARGDSTAAR; via the coding sequence GTGGCAGGCCCGCCCCTGAGCGGATTCGTGGTCGTCGACCTCTCGACCGGGATCGCCGGCGGCTACTGCACCAAGCTGCTCGCCGACGGCGGCGCCGACGTGGTCAAAGTCGAAGCGCCCGAGGGTGATCCACTACGACGGTGGTCGGCCTCCGGCGCCTCGATTCCACCGGGGCGCGACGGTGCCCTGTTCAGCTTCCTGGCCGGCGGAAAGCACAGCGTGGTCGCCGACCCCGCGGCTGCGGCCGACCTGGACCTCGTCGAGCGACTACTCGCCTCCGCTGACGCCGTGGTGTGGTCGCCGGGGTCGCCGGTGGTCGAGCTGTCCCGGTTGGCGCCGGAGTCGATTTTGGCGCGCCACCCGCACCTGATTGTCGCGTCGATCACCCCGTTCGGCCTGCACGGGCCCTGGAGTGGTCGTGCGGCAACGGAATTCACGCTGCAGGCGTGGTCCGGCGGCATCGTCGGGCTGGGCCGCGGCGCACCGGATCGCGCACCGGTCTACGTCGGGGGACAGGTCGGCGACTACCTGTCCGGGGCCTACGCCAGCGCCGCCATTCTGACCGCTGTTCACGGTGGTGTCGCCGGTGAACTGATCGACCTGTCGATGCTGGAGAGCCACGTGATGGGGCTGACCTACTACCCGGTGACCTACTACGAGATGCTGGGCCGACCGTGGCGGGATTCCAGAAAGCTCACCGTGCCCGGAATCGCTCGCGCCAGCGATGGTTTGGTGGACATCGGCTGCGGCACCGCTCAGCAGTGGTTCGACCTGTGCGCGATGACCGGGCACGAGGACTGGATCGACGAGGACTCGCCGCTGTCGATCACCGAACAGGCCAACGAGAAGGCCGGCGAACTGTACGCCTGGGTGGCCGAGCACACCGGTGAGGAGGTGCGTGAGCTGGCGACGGCGTTTCGAATCCCGAATGCCCCGGTTGCCAACGGCGCCAGCATCGAGTCCCTCGACCACTTCCGCGAGCGCGGCTCGTTCGTCGACAACCCGGCCGGTTTCCGTCAACCGGCATACCCCTACCGGATCTCCGGCGTCGACCTGCGCCCGCCGGCGCCCGCGCCACGCCTCGGTGAACACACCGAGGCGCACCGCGCCGCGGCCCGACCGCCACGCACCGCCGGCGCGCAGGCGAAGACGCTGCCGCTGCACGGCATTCGCGTCCTCGATCTGACCACCTTCTGGGCGGGGCCGTCGTGCACCCACCCGATGGCGCTGCTGGGTGCCGACGTGATCCACGTCGAGTCCGCGCGCCGCCCGGACGGCACCCGGATGATCGCCGGTGTGCCGGTGACCGAGGACCACTGGTGGGAAAAGCAGCCGATCTTCGCCGCGCTGAACACCAACAAGAAGGACATCACCGTCGACCTGGCCACCGAACGCGGCCGCGAGCTGCTGAACCGGCTGATCGCGACCGCCGACGTCATCGCCGAGAACTACACCCCGCGGGTGCTCGACCAGCTGGGCCTGGATTACGCCGCCGTCCGACGGATCAAGCCTGACATCGTCATGCTGCGGATGCCCGGGTTCGGCCTCGACGGGCCCTGGCGGGACAGCCCGGCGTTCGCCTATGTCATCGAAGCGGCAGCGGGGATCAGCTGGCTCACCGGCTACCCCGATCGCAACCCGTACGAGCCGTACTCGCTGGGCGATCCCAACGCGGGGTTGCACGCCCTCAACGCTGTGCTGCTGGCACTCGAGCACCGGCGTCGCACGGGGGAGGGCTCACTGGTCGAGGCGGCGATGATCGACGCGGCCCTCAACATTGCCGCCGAACAGGTCGTCGAATACACCGCCTACGGGGCGGTGCTGCAACGTGCCGGAAACCGCGGGCCAGCGGCCGCACCCCAGAACCTGTACCGCACCAACGACATCGACGAGTTCGGCCGCGACGACTCCTGGGTGGCGATCGCCATTGCCACCGACGAGCAGTGGCGGGCTCTGCGAGCCGCACTCGGTGACCCCGCCTGGGCGGCCGACCCGGTGCTCTCGACGGTGGCCGGGCGGCGCGCACAGCAGGACGCCATCGACGAACACCTGGGCGCCTGGTGCCGCCAGCGCAGCGGCGACGAGATCGTCGCCGCCCTATGGGACAACGGTGTTCCGGTCGCCCCGGTGATGCAGCCACACCGCCAGACCGAACTCGCCCAGCTCACCGCCCGCGGGTTCTTCGAAGAACTGGACCACCCCGTCAACGGACCCGCCCACTACACCACGCTGCCGTTCCGGCTCTCGGCCGGCCCCCAACGCTTCCACGTTGCCCCCGCGCCGCTGCTGGGACAGCACAATCACGAGGTCTTTGGTGAGCTCGGATTGTCCGACGGTGAGATCGCCGCGCTGGAAGCCGACGGGGTGATCGGCACCGCGCCGGCGCGCGGGGACTCTACGGCCGCCCGCTGA
- a CDS encoding Xaa-Pro peptidase family protein, with amino-acid sequence MTTSLTGPVRSLADIPTHPDRTRMRAETGARLRAAMAERDVGALILLGNNAVTYATGTSWPLGDAGLSHVERPVALVLADDPAPHLFLPFREGAAEETELPADHLHGPVYLEFDEGVEHFAKTLGDLVPRGTSIAVDELTGAMRRAQSRLFPDGNPGDAAVVVGAAKTVKTADEIGCIHKAVRITDTAMVDVQRALAPGVRQIDLSAEFLRRAFELGAVASMLEPIWQVMPNTKADGVWTTHGDLALPLLSTERALQAGEVLWTDVSITYGGYCSDFGRTWTVGVDPTARQQAQYRRWKDIMTAVLDVTRAGATAADLGRAAIAANDGTKPWLPHFYLGHGIGVNAAEMPMIGTDLGDEFDENYVLQAGMVLVLEPVVWEDGTGGYRSEEIIVITEEGWIKLTDYPYSPYGD; translated from the coding sequence ATGACCACGTCACTGACGGGACCGGTGCGGTCCCTCGCCGATATCCCGACACACCCCGATCGCACCCGGATGCGTGCCGAGACCGGAGCGCGGCTGCGTGCGGCGATGGCCGAGCGCGATGTCGGAGCGCTGATTCTGTTGGGCAACAACGCCGTCACCTATGCCACCGGCACCAGCTGGCCGCTCGGTGACGCCGGCCTGTCCCATGTCGAGCGCCCGGTGGCGCTGGTGCTCGCCGACGATCCGGCACCGCACCTGTTCCTGCCGTTCCGTGAGGGCGCGGCCGAGGAGACCGAGCTGCCCGCCGACCATCTGCACGGGCCGGTCTATCTCGAATTCGACGAGGGCGTTGAGCATTTCGCCAAGACGCTCGGCGATCTGGTGCCGCGGGGGACCAGCATCGCCGTCGACGAGCTCACCGGTGCGATGCGCCGCGCACAGAGCCGGTTGTTCCCCGACGGCAACCCCGGTGATGCCGCCGTGGTCGTCGGTGCCGCCAAGACCGTCAAGACAGCCGACGAGATCGGCTGCATCCACAAGGCGGTCCGCATCACCGACACGGCGATGGTCGACGTGCAGCGAGCGCTCGCTCCGGGAGTCCGGCAGATCGACCTGTCGGCTGAATTCCTGCGCCGCGCCTTCGAACTCGGCGCGGTGGCCAGCATGCTCGAGCCGATCTGGCAGGTCATGCCCAACACCAAGGCCGACGGGGTGTGGACCACCCACGGCGACCTGGCGCTGCCGCTGCTGTCCACCGAACGCGCACTGCAGGCCGGCGAGGTGTTGTGGACCGACGTGTCGATCACCTACGGCGGGTACTGCTCGGACTTCGGCCGGACCTGGACCGTCGGGGTGGACCCGACCGCGCGCCAGCAGGCTCAGTACCGCCGGTGGAAGGACATCATGACGGCGGTCCTGGATGTCACCCGCGCCGGTGCGACGGCCGCTGATCTGGGCCGGGCCGCGATCGCGGCCAACGACGGAACCAAACCTTGGCTGCCGCACTTCTATCTGGGCCACGGTATCGGTGTCAATGCCGCTGAAATGCCGATGATCGGAACCGATCTCGGTGACGAGTTCGACGAGAACTACGTCCTGCAGGCAGGCATGGTGCTGGTGCTGGAGCCCGTGGTGTGGGAGGACGGCACCGGCGGTTACCGCAGCGAGGAGATCATCGTCATCACCGAGGAAGGCTGGATCAAGTTGACCGACTACCCGTACTCGCCCTATGGCGACTGA
- a CDS encoding nuclear transport factor 2 family protein, with translation MTVISPAAITDPKAVEEFCLHWATAWNNHDGDAVAALCAEDLVYDEPALGETVHGREPIRAFVNEMARSFPDNTFRLEGLFADVRRRAVLVAWKFTGTFARTGRVVEFHGDDRLEFGEDGLITAYRCLYDNDLVNRQIRNTDR, from the coding sequence ATGACAGTCATCAGCCCCGCCGCGATCACAGACCCCAAAGCCGTCGAGGAGTTCTGCCTGCACTGGGCAACCGCATGGAACAACCACGACGGTGACGCGGTCGCCGCGCTGTGCGCCGAAGACCTCGTCTACGACGAACCCGCGCTGGGTGAGACCGTGCACGGCCGGGAGCCGATCAGGGCCTTCGTCAACGAGATGGCACGGTCGTTCCCGGACAACACATTTCGCCTCGAGGGCCTGTTCGCCGACGTCCGCCGCCGGGCAGTGCTGGTGGCGTGGAAGTTCACCGGCACCTTCGCCCGAACGGGGCGGGTGGTCGAATTCCACGGCGACGACCGCCTCGAGTTCGGCGAGGACGGACTGATCACCGCCTACCGGTGCCTCTACGACAACGACCTCGTCAACCGCCAGATCCGCAACACCGATCGGTGA
- a CDS encoding TetR/AcrR family transcriptional regulator: protein MTQRPPTPRVHKPAAIRRQEIIGAAAAEFAENGLAGTRLEAIAARAEVSHPRVVQMFGSKRSLFLDVVAWVFDSVTEAFVATPEPTLVALGDAYRRLLQRDRTVALVMLHAYAAAGDPIVRDDVAARYMALQHKVTELTGTDAMGVRTFFATGLLVTVSTALALPGKRTDAQWGGWLLELVTPAVSGRP, encoded by the coding sequence GTGACCCAGCGACCGCCGACACCCCGGGTGCACAAACCCGCGGCCATCCGCCGCCAGGAAATCATCGGCGCCGCTGCCGCGGAGTTCGCCGAAAATGGCTTGGCAGGAACACGATTAGAAGCGATCGCTGCCCGGGCAGAGGTCTCCCATCCCCGCGTCGTGCAGATGTTCGGCTCCAAACGCTCGCTGTTTCTCGACGTCGTGGCGTGGGTCTTCGACAGCGTGACCGAGGCCTTCGTCGCCACCCCCGAACCCACGCTGGTGGCGCTCGGCGATGCCTACCGTCGCCTGCTGCAGCGCGACAGAACCGTTGCACTGGTGATGCTGCACGCGTATGCTGCGGCCGGTGACCCGATTGTGCGCGACGATGTGGCCGCACGGTATATGGCGTTGCAGCACAAGGTCACCGAGCTCACCGGCACTGATGCAATGGGCGTACGGACGTTCTTCGCGACCGGGCTGCTGGTGACGGTCTCGACCGCGCTGGCGCTGCCGGGCAAACGCACCGACGCACAGTGGGGCGGCTGGCTGCTGGAGCTCGTCACCCCGGCCGTCAGCGGGCGGCCGTAG